The Megalops cyprinoides isolate fMegCyp1 chromosome 10, fMegCyp1.pri, whole genome shotgun sequence genome window below encodes:
- the LOC118785062 gene encoding dendritic cell-specific transmembrane protein-like, giving the protein MPLKAGRFTQHLVQSWAVFVMLYTSGRRMGWRHHLLHFVACFTVSLAYSTLLFLCLRYSLRYDAVLSGAVAGACTIVVTAAQFFSKRVRCAGILFLIACGMQQGRNLLISAGTALVVFGNIRNAFNNLKGLAASMICNLEKNSISINRIALKKYLDLLHWVDKEISRVSDLGMVKFSPEFNVSHKIESAEAEEKLEQAKRSLNKTAEHMLAVMNTVSSVSEKVFPALGFLLLIVFTVLYLRSYYYNRKYENAFITSRFIQYDEKQKAEGKPYILPLTKKEAKRYITIPSPRLRIKEQQDQIVGIAIGDGVKKSNDFSFILTLFKEECLPEPHLLLSETLVLLSVILAILVVLGLLSPKLLQLKLLVSAQFYGDNEDERVEYLHAKILRKREKSKLGALKTELMSFGFMCSQCAISLLKY; this is encoded by the exons ATGCCACTCAAAGCTGGGCGGTTCACACAGCACCTGGTTCAGTCCTGGGCTGTGTTTGTGATGCTCTATACGTCTGGTCGCAGGATGGGCTGGAGACACCACCTCCTTCACTTTGTCGCCTGTTTCACTGTTAGCCTTGCCTACAGtactctcctcttcctctgcctccgTTACTCTCTGAGGTACGACGCAGTGCTATCAGGCGCCGTTGCGGGCGCGTGCACCATAGTTGTGACAGCTGCACAATTCTTCTCCAAACGTGTCCGCTGTGCGGGGATCCTCTTCCTGATCGCCTGCGGCATGCAGCAAGGGAGGAACCTGCTCATTAGTGCTGGGACCGCTCTGGTTGTCTTCGGGAACATTCGGAATGCGTTCAACAACCTTAAAGGTCTAGCCGCAAGCATGATATGCAACCTTGAGAAGAACAGCATCTCCATCAACCgcattgcattaaaaaaatatcttgACCTTTTACATTGGGTTGATAAAGAAATCAGCAGGGTTTCTGACCTTGGCATGGTCAAGTTCAGCCCAGAATTTAATGTTAGCCATAAAATAGAATCAGCAGAAGCAGAGGAGAAACTTGAACAAGCAAAGAGGTCACTCAACAAAACGGCTGAACACATGCTGGCTGTGATGAACACTGTGTCATCTGTGAGTGAGAAGGTGTTCCCTGCGCTGGGTTTTCTTCTCCTCATAGTCTTCACGGTGCTGTACCTGAGAAGCTACTACtacaacagaaaatatgagAACGCGTTCATCACCAGCAGGTTTATTCAATACGATGAGAAGCAGAAGGCTGAGGGGAAGCCTTACATCCTCCCCCTGACGAAAAAGGAAGCCAAACGCTACATCACCATTCCTTCACCTCGCTTGAGAATCAAGGAA CAGCAGGATCAAATAGTGGGCATTGCTATTGGCGATGGTGTGAAGAAGAGCAACGACTTCAGCTTCATCCTGACCCTCTTCAAGGAGGAGTGCCTTCCTGAGCCCCATTTGCTGCTCTCTGAAACGCttgtcctcctctctgtgatcCTCGCCATCCTGGTCGTCCTGGGCCTGCTGTCTCCCAAACTGCTGCAGCTAAAGCTGCTTGTCTCCGCACAGTTCTATGGCGACAATGAGGATGAGAGGGTGGAGTACCTGCACGCCAAGATCCTCCGGAAGAGAGAGAAGTCAAAGCTCGGGGCTCTGAAAACTGAGTTGATGTCATTCGGGTTTATG TGCAGCCAGTGTGCTATCAGCCTTCTCAAATACTAA